In Terriglobia bacterium, the DNA window GCTGAAGATGGACAAGGCCGAGTTCATCGGGCGGAGAGCGCTGGAGCGGCAGCAGACTGACGGAGTGACGCGCACCTTGGTGGGGCTGGAAATGATCGAGCGCGGCATCGGGCGCGATGGATACAAAGTGCTCGATGAAAACGGGAAGCAGATCGGGCAGGTGACCAGCGGGTCGTATGCGCCGTTCTTGAAGAAGAATATCGATCTGGCGTATGTGCCGCTGTCGCACGCGAAGGTGGACACCGTGCTCGGAGTGGAGATTCGGGGCAATGCGGTGAAGGCGAAGGTGGTGCCGACGCCGTTTTATAAGAGACCGAAGAAAGCGTAGCGAGGCTCAAGGCGCACGGCTCACGGCGCAAGGCATTGAAATTTGAGCGGAAGTAGCGGGTCCTACGACGCGGACGCGCAAAGACGGCGCGTCCTCGCTCAGGATGACAGCCGTTTAAGTTTTGTTTTCGGCGACGAAATCATTTCAGTCGTAAATATTCTGGCGTAAGTGGAGCACGACGAAATGGCCTATCCGGCGGATTTGAAGTACACGAAGGAACATGAGTGGATCAAAGTGCAAGGTGATACCGGCATCGTCGGAATCACCGATCATGCGCAGAAGGCGCTGGGCGACATCGTGTTCGTCGAGTTGCCCAAGCCCGGCGCTACGCTGACCGCGGGCAAGACCCTGGGGACGGTGGAGTCGGTGAAGGCGGTATCGGACATTTACGCGCCGGCTTCAGGCACGGTGACTGAGGTCAACCAGGAGCTGAACACGGCGCCAGAAAAAGTCAATGCCGACCCGCACGGCGCGTGGATGGTGAAAGTGAAGCTCAGCAATCCGGGCGAGGTCACGAACCTGCTCTCTGCCGCGGATTACGAGAAATTTGTGGCGGAAGAAGCCGGACACTGACGCGGGCGGAGTGATGGCGTAGAAGTTACGGCGGATTTGTAATTGGTAATTTGTAATTTGCAATTGGGGAAATCCCCGCCCTGTCGCGCAAAAGCGGCGCGACAAGGGTGGGGCAACCCAAAGTTGCGAAAATTACAAATTACAAATTGCCCAATTACAAATTCCTATGCGCTATCTTCCGAAGTCCCCGACTGACCGGGAGCTGATGCTGCGCGAAATCGGCATCCGCTCCGTTGACGAGCTTTTTGCTCCCATTCCGGCGGAGTATCGGCTGAATCGCGAGCTGGATATTGCGCCCTCGATGGCCGAAGCCGACATCCTGGAATGGTTTCGGCAGCGCGCGGCCGATACCGCCGCTTCCGGCTACGCCAGTTTCCTGGGCGCCGGCGCCTACCGCCATTACCAGCCGGTTGTCATTGACACGCTAATCTCGCGCGGCGAGTTTTTCACCGCCTACACGCCGTATCAGCCGGAAATCTCGCAAGGCACCCTGCAAGCGATCTTCGAGTTCCAGACCATGATCTGCGAGCTGACCGGCATGGAGGTGGCCAACGCCTCGATGTACGACGGCTCGACCGCGACCACCGAGGCGGCGATGATGGCGGCGCGCGCCACCGGGCGCCGCAGTGCGGTGGTGGCGCGCAGCGTGCACCCCGAATATCGCGAAGTGCTGGCCAGCTACGCGAAAAACCAGGGCATGCCGCTGGCCGAGGTTCCGTTCCTCGAGAACGGGCGCGTGAATGCCGCCGCGCTGGAGAAGGCGATCAAGGATGACACGGCGTGCGTGCTGATCCAATCGCCGAATTTCTTTGGCACCATTGAGGACGTCGCTGCCGTTGCGGATCTCACGCACCGCAAGGGAGCGCTGCTGGTGGTGGCGATCACCGAAGCGGTCTCGCTCGGCATTGTGAAGCCGCCCACGGAATGCGACATCGTCGCTATGGAAGCGCAGTCGTTCGGCGTGCCGCTCAGCTTCGGTGGGCCGTACGCCGGCGTCATTGCGACGAAAGAAAAGTTCGTCCGCCAGATGCCCGGCCGGTTGGTCGGGCAGACGGTGGACAAGCAGGGGCGGCGCGGGTTCGTGCTGACGCTTTCCACCCGCGAGCAGCACATCCGGCGCGAGAAGGCGACATCGAACATCTGCACCAACCAGGCGTTGATCGCGCTGATGGCGACCGTGTTCATGACCGTGTACGGACGCGAGGGGCTGAAGGAACTGGCGACGCAGAACCTGGCCAAGACGGCTTACGCGGTCGAGGAGTTTGGCAAGACGGCGAAGGTCCTGTTCCAGGGCGCGCCGCGGTTCAATGAGTTTGTGGTGCAGACCAGCAAAACTCCCAAGATGCTGAACGACCGCATGCTGAAGCAGAAGATCATCGGGGGATTGCCGCTGAAGAAGTTCTATCCCGAGCTGGGCAACGCGTCGCTGTGGTGCTGCACGGAGCTGACAAGCAGAGTTGCGATTGAGGCAGCGGCGAAGGCACTGTCTCCACCTCAAAGAGCCAAACCCCAGGGCGTCCCGGGAACCGCGGAGGTGGCGCAATGAACCGGAACATCAAGAAAGCCACCACGCACGTCATCCAGAACGAAGGGCTGATCTTCGAGAAATCGTCGCCCGGCAAGAAGGGGTACAAGCTGCCCGAACTCGATGTGCCCGACGTAAACCCATCGCAGTTGCTGGGCAATGCGGCGCGCGCTGATTTGGGGAACATGCCCGAGGTCAGCGAGATCGAGATCATCCGGCACTTCACGCGCATTTCCACGTGGAACTACGGCGTGGACACGGGCCTGTATCCGTTGGGGTCGTGCACCATGAAGTACAACCCGCGAATCAATGAGATTGTGGCGCGGCTGGAGGGGCTGGCGAACGCGCATCCGTACCAGCCGGAGAAGGTATCGCAGGGCGCGCTGCTGATCCTGCAGGCGCTGCGCAAGGCGCTGATGGAAATTTGCGGCATGGACGCGATCACCTTGCAGCCGGCCGCGGGCGCGCACGGGGAGCTTACCGGCATCCTGCTGGTTCGGGCATATTTGCAATCGCAGGGCAATCCGCGGAAGAAGATTTTGATTCCTGACTCGGCCCACGGCACCAATCCTGCCACGGCGGCGATCGCGGGCTACGGGGTGGAGAACCTGAAATCAAACGCCCGAGGCATGGTGGACATCCCGTCGCTGGAAGCGCAGATGAACGAGGATGTCGCCGCGCTGATGGTAACCAATCCCAATACGGTGGGATTATTCGAGCAGGAAATCCACAAGGTGGCCGAAATTGTGCACCGCAAGGGCGGGTTGGTGTACATGGATGGCGCCAACATGAACGCGCTGGTGGGCAAGGTGCGGCCGGGGGATTTCGGTATCGACGTGATGCACCTCAACCTGCACAAGACGTTTTCGACACCACACGGCGGCGGCGGCCCGGGATCGGGTCCAGTGGCATGCAAGAAAATCATGGAGCCGTTCTTGCCCATCCCGGTGGTCGTGACCAAGAAGGATGGGACGCTCGGATTCGACTACGACCGGCCGCAGTCGATCGGGCGGGTGCGCGCGTTCTACGGCAATTTCGGGATGCACGTGCGCGCGCTGGCGTACATCATGGCCAACGGGCGCGACGGCCTGCTGCAGACTACGGAAGACGCGGTACTCAACGCCAATTACATTCGCAAGAAACTGGAAGGCGTGTACGAGTTGCCGTACTCGACGCCCAGCATGCATGAGGTCGTGTTCAGCGACCACAAGCAGACGGCGAAGGGCATCAAGACGGGCGACATCGCCAAGCGGCTGATCGATTACGGCTTTCACCCGTACACTGTGTCGTTTCCCCTAATTGTGCATGGGGCGCTGATGATCGAGCCGACGGAAAGCGAATCGCTGGAGGAGATGGACCTGTTCGTCGATGCGATGAAAAACATCGCCGAGGAATGCGAGAACGCTCCCGAGGTCGTGCTGAACGCGCCGCATACCACGCGCGTCGCGCGGTTGGATGAAACGCGCGCCGCGCGCCAGCCGATTTTGAGGTGGAAACCGCAGACGCAGTCGGCGAAGGGCGACTGACGGGATAGCCACAGAGGTCACGGAGGTTTTCAGAGACAAAAGGCTGAGCCGCAGGGTTCAGCCTTGTTTTTCTGGCCGACGCCGATCGGTTCGTATAGTTTTGTTTCCTCTGCGTACTCTGTGGCTAAGATTTCTTCGAGGTCACGGCGAAGAACGCCGCCGCTTCCTGGTGGACGTGTTTACCCCCGCATTTCGGACATTTCACCTGGCCTTTCTCGTACTCGGCAAGAGTGAGAATTACCTCGAACTCTTTTTGGCAGTCTTCGCAGAAGAATTCGTAGCGCGGCATGACGCACCTCCGGGAGTAGAAGGCATTCTAGTACAGAGCGGGAAGGTTGCAATCGCCTGCAAGCGTCAAGCGGCGACAAGCGGGACTAAAACGGGAAGCACTCGCGAGGTGAGAGTGCCAGATCGTGGGTTGTTAAAAACCCGGATTCCTCGCCGGCTCGGTCGCTGCGCTCCCTCGCCCGCTCGGAATGACCATGGAGGTGCCTTTCGCCGGGCTAGTCTAAAGCCCGGCGCTTCCACCAGAGCCAGTCGAGAATCGGTCAGAGCAAATCCATCGGCCAGAGCAAATTGAGAAGCGGCCAGAGCCAATCGAGGGTCGGCTCGTGGCCGAGCGCGCTCCATCGAGATCTAGTGATTCGCCTCGCTGAATTCCACCGAAGCGCTGGTGTTTTCCCATTCGAGTTTCAGGAGTCCGGCCTTGGCTCCGCGTTGTTCAAAAGAGATCGTTAACTGCTGCATGGGTGCGGCGAGCTTGTCTGCTTTCATGTTGAAACGCGCCAAATCGTATTGCTCGCCGGGATAGGGGATGCCCCACTCACCGGTTTTCTTGCTGACAATCAGTTTCCACGGGCCGCTCTGCTGCGGAAGGATGAACAGCGTGTAGCTGCCGGCGGGCACCGGCGTGCCGCCGATCAGCAGGTTCGCCTGAGTGACGAAAGAGGTGGCTTCGTTGGCGCCGGCGCGCCAAACTTCGCCATAGGGAACCAGGCCGCCGTAGATGACGCGCGGCTTGCCGGACTGGGGATCGTTAATTTTCGGCCGGCTGTAGTCGATGGTGATGGTCTTGCCGTCGGCGAAGGCGAACGTCGCGGCGCCCGGCGGGCTGGGACGCTTCGACTTGTCGTGTGCCATTTGTGCCGTGGCGGCGAGCGCGATAAAGAAGGTCAGAACACAAGTTGCGATGACCAACAGGGTGGAA includes these proteins:
- a CDS encoding DUF2911 domain-containing protein, whose product is MRRSTLLVIATCVLTFFIALAATAQMAHDKSKRPSPPGAATFAFADGKTITIDYSRPKINDPQSGKPRVIYGGLVPYGEVWRAGANEATSFVTQANLLIGGTPVPAGSYTLFILPQQSGPWKLIVSKKTGEWGIPYPGEQYDLARFNMKADKLAAPMQQLTISFEQRGAKAGLLKLEWENTSASVEFSEANH
- a CDS encoding zinc ribbon domain-containing protein, giving the protein MPRYEFFCEDCQKEFEVILTLAEYEKGQVKCPKCGGKHVHQEAAAFFAVTSKKS
- the gcvPA gene encoding aminomethyl-transferring glycine dehydrogenase subunit GcvPA, encoding MRYLPKSPTDRELMLREIGIRSVDELFAPIPAEYRLNRELDIAPSMAEADILEWFRQRAADTAASGYASFLGAGAYRHYQPVVIDTLISRGEFFTAYTPYQPEISQGTLQAIFEFQTMICELTGMEVANASMYDGSTATTEAAMMAARATGRRSAVVARSVHPEYREVLASYAKNQGMPLAEVPFLENGRVNAAALEKAIKDDTACVLIQSPNFFGTIEDVAAVADLTHRKGALLVVAITEAVSLGIVKPPTECDIVAMEAQSFGVPLSFGGPYAGVIATKEKFVRQMPGRLVGQTVDKQGRRGFVLTLSTREQHIRREKATSNICTNQALIALMATVFMTVYGREGLKELATQNLAKTAYAVEEFGKTAKVLFQGAPRFNEFVVQTSKTPKMLNDRMLKQKIIGGLPLKKFYPELGNASLWCCTELTSRVAIEAAAKALSPPQRAKPQGVPGTAEVAQ
- the gcvH gene encoding glycine cleavage system protein GcvH encodes the protein MAYPADLKYTKEHEWIKVQGDTGIVGITDHAQKALGDIVFVELPKPGATLTAGKTLGTVESVKAVSDIYAPASGTVTEVNQELNTAPEKVNADPHGAWMVKVKLSNPGEVTNLLSAADYEKFVAEEAGH
- the gcvPB gene encoding aminomethyl-transferring glycine dehydrogenase subunit GcvPB, whose protein sequence is MNRNIKKATTHVIQNEGLIFEKSSPGKKGYKLPELDVPDVNPSQLLGNAARADLGNMPEVSEIEIIRHFTRISTWNYGVDTGLYPLGSCTMKYNPRINEIVARLEGLANAHPYQPEKVSQGALLILQALRKALMEICGMDAITLQPAAGAHGELTGILLVRAYLQSQGNPRKKILIPDSAHGTNPATAAIAGYGVENLKSNARGMVDIPSLEAQMNEDVAALMVTNPNTVGLFEQEIHKVAEIVHRKGGLVYMDGANMNALVGKVRPGDFGIDVMHLNLHKTFSTPHGGGGPGSGPVACKKIMEPFLPIPVVVTKKDGTLGFDYDRPQSIGRVRAFYGNFGMHVRALAYIMANGRDGLLQTTEDAVLNANYIRKKLEGVYELPYSTPSMHEVVFSDHKQTAKGIKTGDIAKRLIDYGFHPYTVSFPLIVHGALMIEPTESESLEEMDLFVDAMKNIAEECENAPEVVLNAPHTTRVARLDETRAARQPILRWKPQTQSAKGD